From Anopheles arabiensis isolate DONGOLA chromosome 3, AaraD3, whole genome shotgun sequence, a single genomic window includes:
- the LOC120904821 gene encoding WD repeat domain-containing protein 83, whose translation MDLVAKRSINCEQGAVRAVRYNVDGSYCLSCGSDKKIKLWNPRTGLLLKTYGGHADEVMDAAGSCESSYIVSASLDKSVIYWDVSTGLPVRRLRGHAGGVTCIRFNEESSIAVSGSKDNTVACWDIRTRKLDAVQTMREAKDCITALVVSEHKIISSSLDGSIRQYDIRAGELVCDTIGVPITYLVQTRDGQCLLAACSDGTIRLIDNDSGELLAVYKGHRVDDYTIECGIIAADTKIISGSAEGAAIVWDLLEGKEVRRLRIGSEVVHSLAPHPTGSDILFARKRHLEVWGKPEEDEEEVIE comes from the exons ATGGATCTGGTGGCCAAGCGAAGCATTAACTGTGAACAGGGAGCGGTACGAGCGGTCCGATATAATG TGGATGGATCCTACTGCCTGTCGTGCGGTTCGGACAAAAAGATCAAACTGTGGAACCCTCGCACCGGGCTGCTGCTCAAGACGTACGGTGGGCACGCGGACGAAGTCATGGATGCGGCCGGAAGCTGCGAAAGCAGCTACATCGTGTCCGCTTCCCTCGACAAGAGCGTCATCTACTGGGACGTATCGACCGGACTGCCCGTGCGACGATTGCGAGGCCATGCCGGTGGCGTGACCTGCATACGCTTTAACGAGGAATCTTCCATCGCCGTGTCGGGCTCCAAGGACAACACGGTCGCCTGCTGGGACATCCGCACCCGCAAGCTGGACGCGGTACAAACGATGCGGGAAGCGAAGGACTGCATTACGGCGCTGGTGGTGAGCGAGCACAAGATCATCTCCAGCTCGCTGGATGGGTCGATCCGGCAGTACGATATACGGGCCGGGGAGCTCGTGTGCGACACGATCGGCGTCCCGATCACGTACCTGGTGCAAACGCGCGATGGCCAGTGTCTGCTGGCGGCCTGCTCCGACGGTACGATACGCCTGATCGATAACGATTCGGGCGAACTGCTGGCCGTGTACAAGGGACACCGGGTGGATGATTATACGATCGAGTGTGGCATCATTGCGGCGGACACGAAAATCATTTCCGGCTCGGCGGAAGGGGCCGCCATCGTTTGGGACCTGCTGGAGGGCAAGGAGGTGCGAAGGTTGCGCATCGGCAGTGAAGTGGTCCATTCGCTGGCGCCGCATCCGACCGGGAGCGATATTTTGTTCGCCCGCAAGCGGCACCTGGAGGTGTGGGGCAAACCGGAAGAAGACGAGGAAGAGGTGATTGAGTAG
- the LOC120904817 gene encoding menin: protein MTEFCDDVIKLFPLRAIPDVIKLFRQQLNNREEEPDLTLLSIVTGLIEHSLTTKVLESTGAGSSTSHNNNNNNNNHVDGGKGGTAAVTGGDTTGGNFPVIRYDTVEALYKRFKSVLAPIEKLLVKTTTDSKFASREIIKKVSDIIWNSLLRSSYKDRAHLQSLYSYLCGNKLDCFGVAFAVVAGCQMLGYRDVHLAISEDHVWVVFGKTGDETIEVTWHGKGAEDKRGQSVAPGIESQTWLYVAGHPVVCNRYMEVAAIVSAINPSLTATSACLEVADLQQQLLWLLYDMGHLRKYPMALGCLGELEEVEPTGGRKSCEELYNESVRSAQTYYRNHHVYPYTYQGGYYYRKNMYREAFASWADSSDVIRLYNYSRDDEEIYKEFLDIANELIPQVMKLESSGHSAKSILRDASCFANLLRFYDGICKWEEGSQTPILHIGWAKPLVATIAKFDHDIRSQVIIKCADQEPQAQHPTHGQENGSKNGADDSLHHHNNNNNNIVKADANVTNGGRGANGSSGVKGNPLPKSLEALVGKCGEKLLNPEFLLQGGGQPFTTEESAPSSDGEGTTVSSAAVDTTTEVKPASNGKREEGATKKQQEGEEPEKGVKPEKQREKAQEPDAEPKRPIIVLYSQKMKGLKDLLLTEKLNTNAISLQITAQSQVQVGGKKLRGSQVSLGGSIGGTTGGTVTVGDGIEGNTRPKRARRE from the exons ATGACGGAGTTTTGTGACGACGTTATCAAGCTGTTCCCGCTGCGCGCGATACCGGACGTGATCAAGCTGTTCCGGCAGCAGCTGAACAATCGCGAGGAGGAACCGGACCTGACGCTGCTGTCCATCGTGACCGGGCTGATCGAACATTCGCTCACGACGAAGGTGCTCGAGTCGACTGGAGCCGGCTCGTCCACCTcgcacaacaataacaacaacaacaacaaccatgtCGATGGAGGCAAGGGTGGGACGGCGGCGGTGACCGGTGGAGATACGACCGGCGGGAACTTTCCCGTGATACGGTACGACACGGTCGAGGCACTGTACAAGCGGTTCAAGTCCGTGTTGGCCCCGATCGAGAAGCTGCTGGTAAAGACGACCACCGATTCGAAGTTCGCTAGCCGGGAAATTATCAAGAAGGTGTCGGACATCATCTGGAACTCGCTTCTCCGCAGCTCGTACAAGGACCGGGCGCACCTGCAGAGCCTGTATAGCTACCTGTGCGGCAACAAGCTGGACTGCTTCGGGGTGGCGTTTGCGGTGGTGGCGGGCTGCCAGATGCTGGGCTACCGGGACGTCCATCTGGCCATCTCGGAGGATCACGTGTGGGTCGTGTTTGGCAAAACGGGCGACGAAACGATCGAGGTAACGTGGCACGGCAAGGGCGCGGAGGACAAGCGGGGGCAGTCGGTGGCGCCCGGCATCGAGTCGCAGACGTGGCTGTACGTGGCCGGCCATCCGGTCGTGTGCAATCGGTACATGGAGGTGGCCGCGATCGTGTCGGCGATCAATCCATCGCTGACGGCGACCAGCGCCTGCCTGGAGGTGGCcgatctgcagcagcagctgctgtggctgctgtacGATATGGGCCACCTGAGGAAGTACCCGATGGCGCTCGGTTGTCTGGGCGAGCTGGAGGAGGTGGAACCGACGGGCGGGCGGAAAAGCTGCGAAGAGCTGTACAATGAGTCGGTCCGGTCGGCGCAGACGTACTACCGGAACCATCACGTGTACCCGTACACGTACCAGGGCGGGTACTACTATCGGAAGAACATGTACCGGGAAGCGTTCGCGTCCTGGGCGGACAGCAGCGACGTGATTCGACT GTACAACTACTCGCGCGACGATGAGGAAATATACAAAGAGTTTCTCGACATTGCCAACGAGCTGATCCCGCAGGTGATGAAGCTGGAAAGCTCGGGCCATTCGGCCAAAAGCATACTGCGCGATGCGTCTTGCTTCGCGAACCTGTTGCGCTTCTACGACGGCATCTGCAAGTGGGAGGAGGGCAGCCAGACGCCCATCCTGCACATTGGCTGGGCGAAACCGCTGGTTGCTACGATCGCCAAGTTCGATCACGACATTCGCTCGCAGGTGATCATCAAGTGTGCGGATCAGGAACCGCAAGCCCAGCACCCAACCCACGGGCAGGAAAATGGGAGCAAAAATGGTGCGGACGATTCGCTGCaccatcacaacaacaacaacaataacattgTGAAAGCGGACGCTAACGTGACGAATGGTGGGCGCGGTGCGAATGGAAGCAGCGGGGTGAAAGGAAACCCACTGCCGAAATCGCTCGAAGCGTTGGTGGGAAAGTGCGGCGAGAAGCTGCTGAATCCCGAGTTTCTTCTGCAAGGTGGCGGACAACCGTTCACTACCGAGGAAAGCGCTCCGTCGTCGGATGGTGAGGGGACGACAGTTTCGTCGGCGGCGGTAGACACCACCACCGAGGTGAAGCCCGCAAGCAATGGGAAGCGTGAGGAAGGCGCGACAAAGAAGCAGCAGGAAGGTGAGGAGCCGGAAAAGGGTGTAAAGCCCGAGAAGCAACGGGAGAAGGCCCAAGAACCCGATGCGGAACCGAAGCGGCCCATCATTGTGCTGTACAGCCAGAAGATGAAGGGGCTGAAGGATCTGCTGCTGACGGAGAAGCTGAACACGAACGCGATCTCGCTGCAAATTACGGCCCAAAGCCAGGTGCAGGTAGGTGGGAAGAAGCTGCGCGGTTCGCAGGTATCGCTCGGTGGCTCGATCGGCGGTACCACCGGTGGCACGGTAACCGTAGGCGACGGTATCGAGGGCAATACGCGACCGAAACGAGCACGTCGCGAGTAG
- the LOC120904820 gene encoding UDP-N-acetylglucosamine--dolichyl-phosphate N-acetylglucosaminephosphotransferase, producing MPLFHRFEFDVLGHTVSLPVPLLVNVAISCGAYYAGRSLIPKMKPMFINANLYGIDMNKTSKPKIPEAFGVVTGCIFLVSLFLFIPVPFLRNFSATIQGDFPHDKFVEFIAAMLSICCMILLGFADDVLNLRWRDKLYLPTVASLPLLMVYYTNFNSTTVILPKLVRPLLGHSLDIGALYYVFMGMLAVFCTNAINILAGINGLEVCQSLIIAGSIVLFNVLEILHGNHSEAHEFSLYIMLPYIGATLALWRYNRYPSQVFVGDTFNYLSGMTFAVVGILGHFSKTVLLFFIPQVLNFLYSVPQLFRFIPCPRHRMPKHDPATDLLHISRTQFRVDELNPLGRLCYQVFRHLRLIRCELDADGKTVTCNNFTIINFCILLTGPIREDRLNRLLVVFQLLCVAFAFTIRYPLAHYFYDTN from the exons ATGCCATTGTTTCACCGGTTTGAGTTCGATGTGCTAGGGCACACGGTGTCCCTTCCGGTGCCATTGCTGGTAAATGTGGCCATATCGTGTGGGGCGTACTATGCCGGCCGCAGCCTCATTCCGAAGATGAAGCCGATGTTTATCAATGCGAATCTGTACGGGATCGACATGAACAAAACCTCCAAGCCCAAGAT CCCCGAAGCGTTCGGTGTGGTCACGGGATGCATCTTTCTGGTGTCGCTGTTCCTCTTCATACCGGTGCCTTTCTTGCGCAACTTTTCCGCCACCATCCAGGGTGACTTTCCGCACGATAAG TTCGTAGAGTTCATCGCTGCCATGCTCTCGATCTGCTGCATGATCCTGCTCGGGTTTGCGGACGATGTGCTGAACTTGCGGTGGCGCGATAAGCTGTACCTTCCGACGGTTGCCTCACTGCCGCTGTTGATGGTGTACTACACCAACTTCAACTCGACCACCGTCATACTGCCCAAGCTGGTACGGCCGCTGCTGGGCCACTCGCTCGACATCGGTGCACTGTACTACGTGTTTATGGGCATGCTGGCAGTGTTTTGCACGAACGCCATCAACATCCTGGCCGGCATTAATGGGCTCGAGGTGTGCCAATCGTTGATCATTGCCGGCTCGATCGTGCTGTTCAATGTGCTGGAGATCCTGCACGGTAACCACAGCGAGGCGCACGAGTTTTCGCTGTACATTATGCTGCCCTACATCGGTGCTACGCTGGCGCTTTGGCGATACAATAG ATATCCTTCCCAGGTGTTTGTGGGCGATACGTTCAACTACCTGTCCGGCATGACGTTCGCGGTCGTCGGCATCCTCGGTCACTTCAGCAAAACCGTACTGCTGTTCTTCATCCCACAAGTGCTCAACTTCCTCTACTCCGTGCCGCAGCTGTTCCGGTTCATTCCCTGTCCCCGCCATCGTATGCCGAAGCACGATCCGGCAACGGACCTGCTACACATCAGCCGAACACAGTTCCGCGTCGACGAGCTGAACCCGCTCGGCCGGCTCTGCTACCAGGTGTTCCGCCATCTACGCCTGATACGGTGCGAGCTGGACGCCGATGGTAAGACGGTCACGTGCAACAACTTTACCATCATCAACTTCTGCATCCTGCTGACGGGGCCGATCAGAGAGGATCGTCTAAATCGGTTGCTGGTCGTGTTTCAGCTGCTTTGCGTTGCGTTTGCCTTTACGATACGCTACCCACTGGCGCACTACTTTTACGATACGAACTGA
- the LOC120904819 gene encoding uncharacterized protein LOC120904819, whose amino-acid sequence MSPGAKRKLPDVRLFLWGLFLLQISLICLFLLFGSLLVSTSIDTAEDGGGATGGNRPPQTAEQQQDVQRIGTSFAVWSPFGVRFIPNRTVGLATDDPHRNEVVGHGVEGDVDGRQLLRDQKQQRPRHPKYRPWLQRDVPKAERAEKYFRTISYTDWQGNRKRRLCFIEGTQGGALVGAAGATGKRTGNNETEPIDTGMRRTLPEGAANELINNNNHDSPPANDDGDSVVTVGDDGVGRCRCNPQWHGADCGQPEVIWRAFITSKIPPRDQTATPRPVARNLYYIVPSTFISAEVLEIQLMELADQVALFVLCDRPGTGAPGTAPYAASIAHHVDGTDFLRTLRDRLLIVSDVACSGRNMFRKLLKYTAKGAVRADDLVLIGGTDEILNRKAVAYLRWYDNWPQPVRFRLKHNVYGFFWQHPGNSTVIGSGAVQVSTLREVYGSDPDRLLAIEKPVMLIGDLNHFGGWYCRRCYQPGSIVQYYEYRAAQQGTAGGTMDATPVVLPDPKRTKVLNDEYVQQLIAAGKDLEDGERPLERLSRRTDKYYQPEYVRDNSWRFDNIVLNLFARWDDNLADDDYFS is encoded by the exons ATGTCTCCCGGTGCCAAACGGAAGCTCCCTGACGTACGGCTGTTCCTATGGGGTCTGTTTCTGCTGCAAATCTCGCTCATCTGTCTGTTTCTGCTGTTCGGTTCGCTGCTCGTGTCGACCTCAATCGATACGGCCGAGGATGGCGGCGGCGCTACCGGTGGCAACCGACCACCGCAAACagctgagcagcagcaggatgtgCAACGGATCGGTacgtcgtttgccgtctggtCCCCGTTTGGCGTTCGGTTCATCCCAAATCGAACGGTGGGACTGGCGACGGACGATCCACACCGCAACGAGGTCGTCGGGCACGGCGTAGAAGGCGACGTAGACGGACGTCAGCTGTTGCGGGACCAGAAGCAGCAACGTCCGAGACATCCGAAGTATCGTCCGTGGCTGCAGCGCGACGTACCGAAGGCGGAACGAGCGGAGAAATATTTTAG AACCATTTCCTACACCGACTGGCAGGGAAACCGCAAACGACGGTTGTGCTTCATCGAGGGTACGCAGGGCGGGGCACTGGTTGGCGCTGCTGGGGCAACCGGCAAGCGCACCGGCAACAATGAGACTGAACCGATAGATACAGGAATGCGAAGGACGCTGCCGGAAGGAGCAGCAAATGAGcttatcaacaacaacaaccatgaCAGCCCACCGGCaaacgacgacggcgacagCGTAGTAACCGTTGGAGATGATGGCGTTGGGCGGTGTCGCTGCAACCCACAGTGGCACGGAGCCGACTGTGGCCAGCCGGAGGTGATATGGCGTGCGTTTATCACGTCGAAGATTCCACCCCGCGATCAGACGGCGACACCAAGGCCGGTCGCACGCAATCTGTACTACATCGTGCCGAGCACGTTCATCAGCGCGGAGGTTCTGGAGATACAGCTGATGGAGCTGGCCGATCAGGTCGCCCTGTTTGTGCTGTGTGATCGGCCCGGCACGGGTGCACCGGGAACGGCACCGTATGCCGCTTCCATCGCGCACCACGTCGACGGGACGGACTTTCTGCGCACGCTGCGCGACCGACTGCTGATCGTGTCGGACGTGGCGTGCAGCGGGCGGAACATGTTCCGCAAGCTGCTCAAGTACACCGCCAAGGGTGCGGTCCGGGCGGACGATCTCGTGCTGATCGGCGGGACGGATGAGATACTGAACCGGAAGGCGGTCGCGTACCTCCGCTGGTACGACAACTGGCCCCAGCCGGTACGGTTTCGCCTCAAGCACAATGTGTACGGCTTTTTCTGGCAGCATCCGGGCAACAGTACGGTGATAGGGAGTGGCGCCGTGCAGGTCAGCACGCTGCGCGAGGTGTACGGGTCCGATCCGGATCGGCTGCTGGCGATCGAGAAGCCGGTGATGCTGATTGGCGATCTGAACCACTTCGGCGGTTGGTACTGTCGGCGCTGCTACCAGCCCGGCTCGATCGTACAGTACTACGAATACCGGGCGGCGCAGCAGGGAACAGCGGGCGGGACGATGGACGCAACGCCCGTCGTCCTGCCCGATCCGAAGCGCACGAAGGTGCTGAACGACGAGTACGTGCAGCAGCTGATTGCGGCGGGCAAGGATCTGGAGGATGGCGAGCGGCCGCTCGAACGGTTGAGCCGCCGGACGGACAAGTACTACCAGCCGGAGTACGTGCGGGACAACAGCTGGCGGTTTGATAACATTGTGCTGAATCTGTTTGCCCGCTGGGACGATAATCTCGCGGACGATGATTACTTTAGCTAG